From Mycolicibacterium cosmeticum, a single genomic window includes:
- the sdhA gene encoding succinate dehydrogenase flavoprotein subunit: protein MIVEHRYDVVIVGAGGAGMRAAVEAGPRARTAVLTKLYPTRSHTGAAQGGMCAALANVEEDNWEWHTFDTVKGGDYLADQDAVEIMCKEAIDAVYDLEKMGMPFNRTPEGRIDQRRFGGHTRDHGKAPVRRACYAADRTGHMILQTLYQNCVKHDVEFFNEFYALDIALTETPGGPVATGVIAYELATGDIHVFHAKAIVFATGGSGRMYKTTSNAHTLTGDGLGIIFRKGLPLEDMEFHQFHPTGLAGLGILISEAVRGEGGRLLNGEGERFMERYAPTIVDLAPRDIVARSMVLEVLEGRGAGPNKDYVYIDVRHLGEDVLEAKLPDITEFARTYLGVDPVTELVPVYPTCHYVMGGIPTNVHGQVLRDNKTIVPGLYAAGECACVSVHGSNRLGTNSLLDINVFGRRAGIAAAEYANNHNHVDLPENPADMVVGWVGDILSEHGNERVADIRTALQQSMDNNAAVFRTEETLKQALTDIHALKERYARITVQDKGKRYNSDLLEAIELGFLLELAEVTVVGALNRKESRGGHAREDYPNRDDTNYMRHTMAYKEGTELLSDIRLDYKPVVQTRYEPMERKY, encoded by the coding sequence ATGATTGTTGAACACCGCTACGACGTCGTGATCGTCGGTGCCGGCGGCGCCGGAATGCGCGCCGCGGTGGAAGCCGGCCCCCGGGCCCGCACCGCCGTGCTGACCAAGCTGTACCCGACCCGCAGCCACACCGGCGCCGCGCAGGGCGGCATGTGCGCCGCGCTGGCCAATGTCGAAGAGGACAACTGGGAGTGGCACACCTTCGACACCGTCAAGGGTGGGGACTACCTCGCCGACCAGGACGCCGTCGAGATCATGTGCAAGGAGGCCATCGACGCCGTCTATGACCTCGAGAAGATGGGGATGCCGTTCAACCGCACCCCCGAAGGCCGCATCGACCAGCGCCGGTTCGGTGGGCACACCCGCGACCACGGCAAGGCACCGGTGCGCCGCGCCTGCTACGCCGCCGACCGCACCGGGCACATGATCCTGCAGACGCTCTACCAAAACTGCGTCAAGCACGACGTCGAGTTCTTCAACGAGTTCTACGCACTGGACATCGCGCTCACCGAGACCCCCGGCGGCCCGGTCGCCACCGGTGTCATCGCCTACGAGCTGGCGACCGGCGACATCCACGTCTTCCACGCCAAGGCGATCGTCTTCGCCACCGGCGGTTCGGGCCGGATGTACAAGACCACCTCCAACGCGCACACGCTGACCGGCGACGGCCTGGGCATCATCTTCCGCAAGGGACTTCCCTTGGAGGACATGGAGTTCCACCAGTTCCACCCGACAGGCCTGGCCGGCCTGGGCATCCTGATCTCGGAGGCCGTGCGCGGCGAGGGCGGGCGACTGCTCAACGGCGAGGGCGAACGCTTCATGGAGCGCTACGCCCCGACCATCGTCGACCTCGCGCCGCGCGATATCGTCGCCCGGTCGATGGTGCTCGAGGTGCTCGAGGGCCGTGGCGCCGGACCGAACAAGGACTACGTCTACATCGATGTGCGCCACCTCGGCGAGGACGTGCTGGAGGCCAAGCTCCCCGACATCACCGAGTTCGCCCGCACCTACCTCGGCGTGGACCCGGTGACCGAGCTGGTGCCGGTGTACCCGACCTGCCATTACGTCATGGGCGGTATCCCGACCAACGTGCACGGCCAGGTGCTGCGCGACAACAAAACGATCGTGCCGGGTCTGTACGCCGCGGGCGAATGCGCGTGTGTGTCGGTGCACGGCTCCAACCGGCTGGGCACCAACTCGCTGTTGGACATCAACGTCTTCGGCCGCCGCGCCGGGATCGCCGCCGCGGAGTACGCCAACAACCACAACCACGTCGACCTGCCGGAGAACCCGGCCGACATGGTGGTCGGCTGGGTGGGCGACATCCTCTCCGAGCACGGCAACGAGCGCGTCGCCGACATCCGCACCGCGCTGCAGCAGTCGATGGACAACAACGCCGCGGTGTTCCGCACCGAGGAGACGCTGAAGCAGGCGCTCACCGACATCCACGCCCTGAAGGAGCGCTACGCGCGAATCACGGTGCAGGACAAGGGCAAGCGCTACAACAGCGATTTGCTGGAGGCCATCGAGCTGGGCTTCCTGCTGGAGCTGGCCGAGGTCACCGTGGTCGGCGCGCTCAACCGCAAGGAATCCCGCGGCGGCCACGCGCGCGAGGACTACCCGAACCGCGACGACACCAACTACATGCGGCACACCATGGCCTACAAAGAGGGCACCGAGCTGCTGTCCGATATCCGGCTGGACTACAAGCCCGTGGTCCAGACCCGGTACGAGCCGATGGAACGGAAGTACTGA
- a CDS encoding succinate dehydrogenase hydrophobic membrane anchor subunit, protein MSGENPYDHLSERGGPAPVMQRSYDRPAGLDNPRSPRRPGGMPNFEKYAWLFMRFSGIVLVFLALGHLFIMLMWQNGVYRIDFNYVAQRWASPFWQTWDLLLLWLAQLHGGNGMRTIIADYARKDSTKFWLNTLLALSMLFTLVLGTYVLLTFDANIS, encoded by the coding sequence ATGAGTGGCGAAAATCCCTACGACCACCTGAGCGAGCGCGGCGGACCGGCCCCGGTCATGCAGCGCAGCTACGACCGGCCCGCCGGGCTGGACAACCCGCGGTCCCCGCGGCGGCCGGGCGGCATGCCCAACTTCGAGAAGTACGCCTGGCTGTTCATGCGCTTCTCCGGCATCGTCCTGGTGTTCCTGGCGCTGGGCCACCTGTTCATCATGCTGATGTGGCAGAACGGCGTGTACCGCATCGACTTCAACTACGTCGCACAGCGCTGGGCCTCGCCGTTCTGGCAGACCTGGGATCTGCTGCTGCTGTGGCTGGCCCAATTGCACGGCGGCAACGGGATGCGCACCATCATCGCCGATTACGCCCGCAAGGATTCGACCAAGTTCTGGCTGAACACCCTGCTGGCCCTGTCGATGTTGTTCACGCTGGTACTGGGTACCTACGTGCTGCTGACGTTCGACGCGAACATCTCTTGA
- the sdhC gene encoding succinate dehydrogenase, cytochrome b556 subunit, whose protein sequence is MSTATAADSDTPAPRSKPGRRRTLYRGDPGMWSWVLHRITGATIFFFLFVHVLDTALVRVSPQAYNEVIETYKTPIVGLMEVGLVAAVLYHALNGIRVILIDFWQHGPRYQRLMLWVIAGIWLAVMIPSLGVLGMHMAERFL, encoded by the coding sequence ATGAGCACAGCTACGGCTGCGGATTCCGATACACCGGCACCGCGATCAAAACCGGGCCGTCGCCGCACCCTGTACCGCGGCGACCCAGGCATGTGGTCCTGGGTACTGCACCGCATCACGGGTGCCACCATTTTCTTCTTCCTGTTCGTCCACGTGCTCGACACCGCGCTGGTGCGGGTGAGCCCGCAGGCCTACAACGAAGTCATCGAGACGTACAAGACGCCGATCGTCGGTCTCATGGAGGTCGGTCTGGTCGCGGCGGTGCTGTACCACGCGCTCAACGGCATCCGCGTGATCCTCATCGACTTCTGGCAGCACGGCCCGCGCTATCAGCGCCTGATGCTGTGGGTGATTGCCGGAATCTGGTTGGCCGTGATGATCCCCTCGCTGGGTGTCCTCGGCATGCACATGGCGGAGCGTTTCCTATGA
- a CDS encoding cytidine deaminase, producing MSLEIDWKLLRDNAIEASRGAYAPYSGFPVGAAALVDDDRIIRGCNVENVSYGLGLCAECAVVCVLFSGGGGRLVALSCVAADGAPLMPCGRCRQVLFEHGGPDLLIDHPDGPRRLAELLPDAFGPDDLERSRGI from the coding sequence ATGAGCCTGGAAATCGACTGGAAGTTGTTGCGAGACAACGCAATCGAAGCGTCGCGTGGCGCCTATGCGCCGTATTCGGGTTTTCCGGTGGGAGCGGCCGCGTTGGTCGACGACGACAGAATCATCCGCGGATGCAATGTGGAAAATGTCTCATATGGCCTGGGTCTCTGTGCCGAGTGCGCTGTGGTCTGCGTCCTGTTTTCCGGCGGTGGCGGACGGCTCGTCGCGCTCAGTTGCGTGGCGGCCGACGGTGCCCCGTTGATGCCGTGCGGACGATGCCGTCAGGTGCTCTTCGAGCACGGCGGACCCGATCTGCTGATCGACCATCCCGACGGCCCGCGCCGGCTCGCCGAGCTGCTGCCCGACGCGTTCGGCCCCGACGATCTGGAGCGTTCTCGTGGGATTTGA
- a CDS encoding thymidine phosphorylase, protein MGFDAPHHGSHLDAPHHGSHLDAQHHGSHLDAPSVIRTKRDGGVLSDEAIDWVIDGYTHGRVADEQMSALLMAIFLRGMTPGEITRWTAAMIASGERFDFTDLGLPLVDKHSTGGVGDKITIPLVPVVLACGAAVPQAAGRGLGHTGGTLDKLEAIAGFTPELSKERIRQQLSDVGAAIFAAGDLAPADRLIYALRDVTATTESLPLIASSVMSKKLAEGAQSLVLDVKAGRGAFLKTEAESRELAATMVALGNSYGVPTRALLTDMNRPLGRTVGNSLEVAESLEVLAGGGPPDVIELTLALATAMLDSAGVDRVDPAQTLRDGTAMDRFRRLIAAQGGDLSQPLPLGTHTETVTASRGGVMGDIDAMAVAMAAWRLGAGRAAPGQPVQLGAGVRIHRRPGEPVAAGETLFTLYTETPERLPAALAELDGGWTVGATAPELGPVVIDRIG, encoded by the coding sequence GTGGGATTTGATGCGCCTCATCACGGGTCGCATCTCGATGCGCCTCATCATGGGTCGCATCTCGATGCTCAACATCATGGGTCGCATCTCGATGCTCCGTCCGTCATCCGGACCAAACGCGACGGTGGTGTGCTCTCCGACGAGGCCATCGACTGGGTGATCGACGGCTACACGCACGGCCGGGTCGCCGACGAACAGATGTCGGCCTTGCTGATGGCGATCTTCCTGCGTGGCATGACACCCGGCGAGATCACCCGCTGGACCGCGGCCATGATCGCCTCCGGTGAGCGGTTCGACTTCACCGATCTGGGCCTGCCGCTGGTGGACAAGCACTCCACCGGCGGGGTGGGCGACAAGATCACCATCCCACTGGTACCGGTGGTACTGGCTTGTGGCGCAGCGGTTCCGCAGGCTGCGGGCCGCGGCCTCGGGCACACCGGCGGCACCCTCGACAAACTGGAGGCCATCGCCGGCTTCACCCCGGAGCTGTCCAAAGAGCGCATCCGGCAACAGCTTTCCGACGTCGGAGCGGCCATCTTCGCCGCCGGCGATCTCGCCCCGGCCGACCGCTTGATCTACGCGCTGCGTGACGTCACGGCCACCACCGAGTCGCTGCCGCTGATCGCCAGTTCGGTGATGAGCAAGAAGCTGGCCGAAGGAGCGCAATCCCTGGTCCTGGACGTCAAGGCCGGCCGCGGCGCGTTCCTCAAGACCGAAGCCGAGTCCCGCGAGCTGGCGGCCACCATGGTGGCGCTGGGCAACTCCTACGGCGTCCCGACCCGGGCGCTGCTCACCGATATGAACCGCCCGCTGGGCCGCACCGTCGGCAACTCGCTGGAGGTCGCGGAGTCGCTGGAGGTGCTGGCCGGCGGCGGGCCGCCCGACGTGATCGAGCTGACCCTGGCGCTGGCGACCGCGATGCTCGATTCCGCCGGGGTCGATCGGGTGGACCCGGCCCAGACACTGCGCGACGGGACGGCGATGGACCGGTTCCGTCGGCTGATCGCCGCCCAGGGCGGTGATCTGAGCCAACCGCTGCCGCTCGGTACGCACACCGAAACCGTCACCGCGTCCCGCGGCGGCGTGATGGGGGATATCGATGCCATGGCGGTGGCGATGGCCGCGTGGCGCCTCGGGGCCGGGCGTGCCGCCCCCGGGCAGCCGGTGCAGCTCGGCGCCGGGGTCCGCATCCATCGCCGGCCCGGTGAACCCGTCGCCGCCGGCGAGACGCTGTTCACGCTCTACACCGAAACGCCCGAGCGGCTGCCCGCGGCGCTGGCCGAACTCGACGGCGGGTGGACCGTCGGTGCCACCGCGCCGGAGCTCGGCCCCGTGGTGATCGACCGTATCGGGTAG
- a CDS encoding adenosine deaminase, translating into MSTPLTLDLIKQAPKALLHDHLDGGLRPATVLELADQFGYDELPATEVDELATFFRTAAHSGSLVRYLEPFAHTVGVMQTPEALHRVAYEAVEDLAEDNVVYAEVRFAPELHIDRGLSLDAVVDAVLGGFADGEKAAAAAGRTIVVRCLVTAMRHAARSREIAELAIRFRDQGVVGFDIAGAEAGYPPSRHLDAFEYMRSNNARFTIHAGEAFGLPSIHEAIAFCGADRLGHGVRIVDDITVGPDGTVRLGRLAAILRDKRIPLELCPSSNVQTGAVASIAEHPFDLLARTRFRVTVNTDNRLMSDTTMSQEMLRLVEAFGYGWSDLERFTINAMKSSFLPFDERLALIDGVIKPRYAVLIG; encoded by the coding sequence ATGAGTACGCCGCTGACCCTCGACCTGATCAAACAAGCCCCCAAAGCGCTGCTGCACGACCACCTCGACGGCGGGTTACGCCCGGCCACGGTGCTCGAGCTGGCCGATCAATTCGGGTACGACGAGCTACCGGCCACCGAGGTCGACGAGCTCGCGACGTTCTTCCGCACCGCCGCGCACAGCGGGTCGCTGGTGCGTTATCTGGAACCGTTCGCGCACACCGTCGGCGTGATGCAGACCCCCGAGGCCCTGCACCGGGTGGCCTACGAGGCCGTCGAGGACCTCGCCGAGGACAACGTGGTGTACGCCGAGGTCCGGTTCGCCCCCGAACTGCACATCGATCGCGGGCTGTCGCTGGACGCCGTCGTCGACGCGGTGCTCGGCGGCTTCGCCGACGGTGAGAAGGCCGCCGCCGCGGCCGGCCGCACCATCGTGGTGCGCTGCCTGGTCACCGCCATGCGCCATGCCGCACGGTCCCGGGAGATCGCCGAGCTGGCCATCCGGTTCCGCGACCAGGGCGTCGTCGGCTTCGACATCGCCGGTGCCGAGGCCGGCTATCCGCCCAGCCGGCACCTGGACGCGTTCGAGTACATGCGAAGCAACAACGCGCGCTTCACCATTCACGCCGGTGAGGCCTTCGGCCTGCCGTCCATCCACGAGGCCATCGCATTCTGCGGTGCCGACCGGCTCGGCCACGGGGTGCGCATCGTCGACGACATCACGGTCGGCCCCGACGGGACGGTGCGGCTGGGCCGGCTCGCGGCGATCCTGCGGGACAAGCGCATTCCGCTGGAACTGTGCCCGAGCTCCAACGTGCAGACCGGCGCGGTGGCCAGCATCGCCGAGCATCCGTTCGACCTACTGGCCCGCACCCGGTTCCGGGTCACCGTCAACACCGACAACCGGCTGATGAGCGACACCACCATGAGCCAGGAGATGCTGCGGCTGGTCGAGGCGTTCGGCTACGGCTGGAGCGACCTGGAACGCTTCACCATCAACGCGATGAAGTCGTCGTTCCTGCCGTTCGACGAGCGGCTGGCTCTCATCGACGGAGTGATCAAACCGCGGTACGCGGTGCTGATCGGCTGA
- a CDS encoding alpha/beta fold hydrolase, translating to MTGRLSHGERLVPIGDAELCIETFGDPAHPVILLIDGASASMLWWDARLCERLAHAGRFVIRYDNRDTGRSISYPPGRPGYAFTDLAADALGLLDALGIERAHVVCRSMAGGIGVILGVDHPDRVASLTFVSTSTGADGLPPSSAEFPAEPDPTDRAAVVDHVVASAKACAGGSPLFDEPATRALVERDVARTRDIAATLGNHHAMSFAGATRDFARITAPTLVVHGDHDPVCPPAHGLAVRDAIAGAALLILEGAGHDLPEPLWDVFVPALLHHTAAADRPPPVSRSAPRTAV from the coding sequence GTGACCGGCCGGCTGTCCCACGGCGAGCGGCTCGTCCCGATCGGCGATGCCGAACTGTGTATCGAGACCTTCGGCGACCCCGCGCACCCGGTGATCCTGCTCATCGACGGCGCGAGCGCCTCGATGCTGTGGTGGGACGCGCGGTTGTGCGAGCGGCTGGCACACGCCGGCCGGTTCGTGATCCGGTACGACAACCGGGACACCGGCCGGTCCATCAGTTACCCGCCGGGCCGGCCGGGTTACGCGTTCACCGACCTGGCCGCCGACGCGCTCGGTCTGCTCGACGCCCTGGGCATCGAGCGCGCGCACGTGGTCTGCCGGTCGATGGCCGGCGGGATCGGGGTCATCCTCGGGGTGGACCACCCCGACCGGGTCGCGTCGCTGACGTTCGTCTCCACCTCCACCGGCGCGGACGGGCTGCCGCCGTCGTCGGCGGAGTTCCCCGCCGAGCCCGACCCCACCGATCGCGCCGCGGTGGTGGACCACGTCGTCGCGTCGGCGAAGGCGTGTGCGGGCGGGTCGCCGTTGTTCGACGAGCCCGCCACCCGCGCCCTGGTCGAACGGGACGTCGCCCGCACCCGCGATATCGCGGCCACCCTCGGTAATCACCACGCGATGAGCTTCGCCGGGGCGACGCGGGATTTCGCCCGCATCACCGCACCGACACTGGTGGTGCACGGCGACCACGACCCGGTGTGCCCGCCGGCCCACGGGCTGGCCGTGCGCGACGCCATTGCCGGTGCGGCGCTGCTGATTCTGGAAGGCGCCGGGCACGACCTGCCCGAGCCACTGTGGGACGTCTTCGTCCCGGCGCTGCTGCACCACACGGCGGCCGCGGACCGGCCGCCGCCGGTCAGCCGATCAGCACCGCGTACCGCGGTTTGA
- a CDS encoding alpha/beta fold hydrolase translates to MTTTDGLICRSLEVPGARLHYEVRGTGPLLLVIGSPMTAAEFLPLAHAMAADHTVVTYDPRGLGHSTIRDPDQDATPDLRADDVAAVLDALGADSADVFGSSGGAVTGLALVTRHPGRVRTLVAHEPPLLELLPDADRHRAATEEIIATFHRDGMGAAWMAFMANAGFDLDDPHAGPPPGPEPTPEELAKRLADSARFFDHELRYTTRYVPDVAALRSAPARIVVGLGARSGHLLTDPTTRALAALLHREPVVFPGDHGGFIGAPGEFADTLRAVLSGPV, encoded by the coding sequence ATGACCACCACCGACGGACTCATCTGCCGCTCCCTCGAGGTCCCCGGCGCCCGGCTACACTACGAGGTGCGCGGGACCGGCCCGCTGCTGCTGGTGATCGGTTCACCGATGACCGCCGCGGAGTTCCTGCCGCTGGCGCACGCCATGGCCGCCGACCACACCGTCGTCACCTACGACCCGCGGGGCCTGGGCCACAGCACGATCCGTGACCCCGACCAGGACGCGACACCGGACCTGCGCGCCGACGACGTGGCCGCCGTCCTGGACGCGCTGGGGGCCGACTCCGCCGACGTGTTCGGGTCCAGCGGCGGGGCGGTGACCGGGCTGGCGCTGGTGACCAGGCATCCCGGCCGGGTGCGCACCCTGGTCGCTCACGAGCCCCCGCTGCTGGAGCTGCTGCCCGACGCCGACCGGCACCGCGCGGCCACCGAGGAGATCATCGCGACCTTCCATCGGGACGGTATGGGAGCGGCGTGGATGGCGTTCATGGCCAACGCCGGCTTCGATCTCGACGACCCGCATGCCGGCCCGCCCCCCGGCCCGGAGCCGACGCCCGAGGAACTGGCCAAGCGGCTCGCCGACTCCGCCCGGTTCTTCGATCACGAACTGCGCTACACCACCCGGTATGTGCCCGACGTCGCGGCGCTGCGCTCGGCGCCCGCTCGGATCGTCGTCGGGCTGGGGGCGCGGTCCGGTCACCTGCTCACCGACCCCACCACCCGGGCGCTGGCCGCGCTACTGCACCGGGAGCCGGTCGTGTTCCCCGGCGATCACGGTGGATTCATCGGCGCACCAGGTGAATTCGCGGACACGTTGCGCGCCGTGCTGAGTGGGCCGGTGTGA
- the satS gene encoding protein export chaperone SatS codes for MAADIVPVRLGLTNGDLYTLWAPRWRDAGDEWEAFLGKDEDLFAFESVADLAAFVRTNSDNDLTDHPAWARLTEANAHRLNPDDAHLYDLVEVPALVADKPSEESVEAVRRALVIVSAIGSVCDLPVITKLFNGNPVLGTIGGGLDAFAGRAGRKRWAEIETVIGRSWDSVIDVIDGLVSTPDVDEAESAKAQQELDEPAPEPDEDDLAVADDDEVVIEGEVDTDEESEALEAEAARQVLGGDEDFWTQVGIDPVRIMTSGGTLYTLRCYVGDDPKFLGRNGRISVFGSERALARYLADEHESDLSGYSAYEIIRTAATDGSLRVDVTDDNIYVLSGLADDIADGPDAVDRDQLELAVEFLRDVGDYAEDTIVAKTLERSQPLGALVAYLIEPGSVAKPAGPYAKAVEQWEELESFVESRLRHE; via the coding sequence ATGGCGGCTGACATCGTGCCGGTCCGGCTCGGACTGACCAATGGCGACCTGTACACCCTGTGGGCACCGCGCTGGCGCGACGCCGGCGACGAATGGGAGGCCTTCCTCGGCAAGGACGAGGACCTGTTCGCCTTCGAATCGGTGGCCGATCTGGCCGCGTTCGTGCGGACCAATTCCGACAACGACCTCACCGACCACCCGGCCTGGGCGAGGCTCACCGAGGCCAACGCGCACCGGCTGAACCCCGACGACGCCCACCTGTACGACCTCGTCGAGGTGCCGGCCCTGGTCGCGGACAAACCCTCCGAGGAGTCCGTCGAGGCGGTGCGCCGGGCCCTGGTGATCGTCTCGGCCATCGGATCGGTGTGCGACCTGCCCGTCATCACCAAGCTGTTCAACGGCAACCCGGTGCTGGGCACCATCGGCGGCGGACTGGACGCCTTCGCCGGCCGCGCCGGCCGCAAGCGCTGGGCCGAGATCGAGACCGTCATCGGACGCTCGTGGGACTCCGTCATCGACGTGATCGACGGGCTGGTGAGTACCCCGGACGTCGACGAAGCCGAATCCGCCAAGGCGCAGCAGGAGCTCGACGAGCCGGCCCCCGAGCCCGACGAGGACGACCTCGCCGTCGCCGACGACGACGAGGTGGTCATCGAGGGCGAGGTGGACACCGACGAGGAGAGCGAGGCGCTGGAGGCCGAGGCGGCGCGCCAGGTGCTCGGCGGCGACGAGGACTTCTGGACGCAGGTCGGCATCGACCCGGTGCGCATCATGACCAGCGGCGGCACCCTGTACACGCTGCGCTGCTACGTCGGCGACGACCCGAAGTTCCTCGGCCGCAACGGCCGCATCAGCGTGTTCGGCTCCGAACGCGCGCTGGCCCGCTACCTGGCCGACGAGCACGAGAGCGACCTGTCCGGCTACAGCGCCTACGAGATCATCCGGACCGCGGCCACCGACGGGTCGCTGCGGGTCGACGTCACCGACGACAACATCTACGTGCTGTCCGGGCTGGCCGACGACATCGCCGACGGCCCCGACGCGGTGGACCGTGACCAGCTGGAGCTGGCCGTCGAATTCCTCAGGGATGTCGGCGATTACGCGGAGGACACCATCGTCGCCAAGACGCTGGAGCGCAGCCAGCCGCTCGGCGCGCTGGTCGCCTACCTGATCGAGCCGGGCAGTGTGGCCAAACCGGCCGGACCGTACGCCAAGGCCGTCGAGCAGTGGGAAGAGCTGGAGAGCTTCGTCGAATCGCGGCTGCGCCACGAGTGA
- a CDS encoding C40 family peptidase gives MPSALVTTLAAPLHRLAALVGPGWSAGGHPSALLADARDRLDALAAGTSRAWDDAEWSGDAGAAAARSTDEVAAAVRVLAERVGLLSERVGAAADAVARARARLQDIIADFEARAAELEPQLDDPGVAEELAEQARQAQRRATDVVDGLRDELDGHAATIGAAPHATVPAAPAGLPAAAPAGFPGPAPGAGALAPAGAGLAPALAGGLAGALERATPTDRQRGAVVGDPADFGSGVAVRLPDGSTATAPNAVAASAVRHALTQLGVPYDWGGTTPGVGLDCSGLTQWAYREAGLDIPRLAQEQDIGAAVDAGSLRPGDLAVWDGHVAMIVGNGTMIEAGDPVQLSAIRTTNAGQGFQGFWRPTA, from the coding sequence GTGCCCAGCGCGCTCGTCACCACGCTGGCCGCACCCCTGCACCGGCTGGCCGCACTGGTCGGGCCGGGCTGGTCGGCCGGAGGGCATCCGTCGGCGCTGCTCGCCGACGCCAGGGACCGGCTCGACGCGCTGGCCGCCGGCACCTCCCGCGCCTGGGACGACGCCGAGTGGTCCGGGGACGCCGGCGCCGCGGCGGCACGGTCCACCGACGAGGTCGCCGCAGCCGTGCGCGTGCTGGCCGAGCGGGTCGGGTTGCTCTCCGAGCGGGTCGGCGCGGCCGCGGACGCGGTTGCCCGGGCCCGCGCCCGGCTGCAGGACATCATCGCCGACTTCGAAGCCCGCGCCGCCGAGCTGGAACCGCAGCTGGACGACCCCGGCGTGGCCGAGGAGCTGGCCGAGCAGGCTCGGCAGGCCCAGCGGCGAGCCACCGATGTGGTCGACGGTCTGCGCGACGAGCTGGACGGCCACGCCGCCACCATCGGTGCCGCGCCCCACGCCACGGTCCCCGCCGCACCGGCCGGTCTGCCCGCCGCGGCCCCGGCCGGCTTCCCGGGGCCGGCACCGGGAGCCGGGGCGCTCGCGCCGGCCGGGGCCGGGCTGGCACCGGCGCTGGCCGGCGGCCTGGCCGGGGCGCTCGAACGGGCCACGCCGACCGACCGGCAGCGCGGCGCCGTCGTCGGCGACCCGGCCGACTTCGGGTCCGGGGTGGCCGTCCGATTGCCCGACGGCAGCACCGCCACCGCACCGAATGCCGTCGCGGCCAGCGCCGTGCGGCACGCACTCACCCAGTTGGGGGTGCCGTACGACTGGGGTGGCACCACCCCCGGCGTCGGCCTGGACTGCAGCGGGCTGACACAGTGGGCCTACCGCGAGGCGGGCCTGGACATCCCGCGGCTGGCCCAGGAGCAGGACATCGGTGCCGCCGTCGACGCCGGATCGCTGCGCCCCGGCGACCTGGCGGTGTGGGACGGCCACGTCGCCATGATCGTCGGCAACGGCACGATGATCGAGGCGGGCGATCCGGTGCAGCTGTCGGCCATCCGCACCACCAACGCCGGGCAGGGCTTTCAGGGCTTCTGGCGCCCAACGGCGTGA
- the upp gene encoding uracil phosphoribosyltransferase, with translation MDVRVVDHPLAAARLTTLRDERTDNAGFRSALRDLTLMLVYEATRDAPSEEIRVRTPMAETAGSRLANPPLLVPVLRAGLGMVDQAHALIPEAQVGFVGVARDERTHQPTPYLASLPEDLSTRAVFVLDPMLATGGSMAHTLTLLQQRGATDITAICVVCAPEGIAALERTAPEIRLVTATVDEGLNEIAYIVPGLGDAGDRQFGPR, from the coding sequence ATGGATGTCCGGGTCGTCGATCACCCCCTTGCCGCTGCGCGGCTCACCACGCTGCGCGACGAACGCACCGACAACGCGGGGTTCCGGTCGGCCTTACGCGACCTCACCCTGATGCTGGTGTACGAGGCGACCAGGGACGCCCCCTCCGAAGAGATCCGGGTGCGCACCCCGATGGCCGAGACGGCCGGCTCCCGGTTGGCCAACCCGCCGCTGCTGGTGCCCGTGCTGCGGGCCGGCCTGGGCATGGTGGACCAGGCCCACGCCTTGATCCCGGAGGCGCAGGTGGGGTTCGTCGGCGTCGCCCGCGACGAGCGCACGCATCAGCCGACGCCCTATCTGGCGTCGCTGCCCGAGGACCTGAGCACCCGGGCGGTGTTCGTGCTGGACCCGATGCTGGCCACCGGTGGCTCCATGGCGCACACCCTGACCTTGCTGCAGCAGCGCGGCGCCACCGACATCACCGCCATCTGTGTGGTGTGTGCCCCGGAAGGGATTGCCGCCCTGGAGCGCACGGCCCCCGAGATCCGGCTGGTGACCGCCACGGTGGACGAGGGGCTGAACGAGATCGCCTATATCGTGCCGGGTCTCGGCGACGCCGGTGACCGGCAGTTCGGTCCGCGCTGA